A single window of Lutzomyia longipalpis isolate SR_M1_2022 chromosome 1, ASM2433408v1 DNA harbors:
- the LOC129795179 gene encoding probable 39S ribosomal protein L49, mitochondrial: MANSVCLSKLKILHEFSARLKSPGGADVMLRHLKYNGMIGYGAGSQVRHSSFRSSPQFGHIDDHPPVEIAKNPPEWKFVERLLGPATVPAPKAQAHYPSGWRPQQIDAAQRDYFIARTRNHMIPVYLESKFRGSKKVTVVRKIEGDIWKLEEELRGVIEKAAGRKIISRINEMSGQIEFTGAYVNIITEYLMDKGY; this comes from the exons ATGGCGAATAGTGTGTGCTTgagcaaattgaaaattttacatgaattttCCGCAAGATTGAAAAGTCCTGGAGGTGCGGATGTGATGCTGAGGCATCTCAAGTACAATGGG ATGATTGGCTACGGTGCCGGAAGTCAAGTGCGCCATTCGAGTTTTAGATCGTCGCCGCAGTTCGGGCACATTGACGATCATCCACCAGtggaaattgcaaagaatcCACCCGAATGGAAATTCGTTGAGCGTCTCCTGGGCCCCGCTACGGTGCCAGCACCCAAAGCCCAAGCTCATTACCCCTCTGGATGGCGACCACAGCAAATAGATGCTGCACAGCGTGATTATTTCATTGCTCGCACGCGAAATCATATGATACCCGTTTATTTGGAGAGTAAATTCCGCGGTAGCAAGAAAGTCACTGTGGTCAGGAAGATTGAGGGGGATATTTGGAAGTTGGAGGAGGAGTTGAGGGGGGTAATTGAGAAGGCAGCAGGcaggaaaatcatttctcGAATAAATGAAATGAGTGGACAAATTGAATTCACAGGGGCCTACGTAAATATTATTACGGAATACCTTATGGATAAAGGATACTAA
- the LOC129795252 gene encoding breast cancer metastasis-suppressor 1-like protein — translation MVKMPSIKNEGESDGDGDMSGAESEHSGSSRVPDRDSSAEEADEPDSDDSSEMDESECERRRSDCMDNLTHLERQFSILRDQLYREKLQQVDIQLSELRGGRSQEYLLPLQRLNENMRIRTEVAGILKQYRLENIKNKFASEEQAARQHYESEKHLAMDAIYEELMEKIRRLEEDRHNVDISWADWGTNQRTSKVRGPGRKKAITVSGPYIVYMLTDEDIMEDWTAIRKALKRSSAAAT, via the exons ATGGTGAAGATGCCATCGATAAAGAACGAGGGGGAGAGTGATGGGGATGGAGATATGTCCGGAGCGGAATCTGAACATTCAGGATCAAGCCGTGTCCCAGATAGGGATTCCAGTGCTGAGGAAGCTGATGAACCAGACTCCGATGACTCCTCCGAGATGGACGAGAGCGAGTGTGAGCGCAGGAGATCCGATTGCATGGATAATTTGA CTCATCTTGAACGACAATTCTCCATTCTTCGGGATCAGCTCTATAGGGAGAAGCTACAGCAAGTTGATATTCAACTATCTGAGCTACGTGGTGGACGTTCTCAGGAATACTTACTGCCACTTCAGAGACTCAACGAGAATATGAGAATTCGGACGGAAGTTGCTGGAATTCTGAAGCAGTATCGCTtggagaatattaaaaataaatttgcatcaGAGGAACAAGCTGCTAGGCAGCATTATGAG AGCGAAAAACATCTAGCAATGGATGCAATTTATGAGGAACTGATGGAGAAGATTCGACGACTTGAGGAGGATAGACACAATGTGGATATATCTTGGGCAGACTGGGGAACAAATCAACGTACCAGCAAAGTCCGAGGTCCAGGCAGGAAGAAGGCAATAACCGTATCTGGTCCCTATATTGTGTACATGCTGACCGATGAAGATATCATGGAAGATTGGACGGCAATACGGAAAGCCCTCAAACGATCATCAGCGGCAGCTACTTGA